One window of Hymenobacter sp. BRD128 genomic DNA carries:
- a CDS encoding PD40 domain-containing protein produces the protein MGLLGVLAAAPARAQTAQEPFGRVRIQYKKFQWEQFSTQNFNVYFYAGGEASARRTAQYAEQELQRITALVGYFPYSKTTLMLYNSVGDLRQSNINLPVANAVSGGEAQLARQTKVEVAFTGRQTDFKRDLSYQITQVLLNDMMYGGSLREVLQSNYLLQLPSWFVDGASAYAAEGWSVDMDAYMRDMVREYPTGNRTAPFFLRNPRLAGHSIWNYIAERYGYGTVQNVLNLTRITRDVEVGISSSLNVPFKVFLRNWVSYYRDINTGGSLASLVVPTEANRISTRNKRGLDVFSQPVFSPDGQHLAYAVNDQGRYRVVVANRDGSHRRTILHGGYRTPDQQIENRLPVLAWRGSSQLAVAEMLHGRMVLRLHEALSLDLAGRLSRTLRLHPPTTIFAPYDQVLDMNYSADGKALVFTAVQKGQNDIYLLRAGSRQPERLTNDLFDDQQAVFLPNGQEIAFSSNRYLDSTGRARPATFPNVVNNYDIFLCHLDGRPIPIESLVSTISNETRPRPLSDDELVYLGEENGIRGLFRYSRKTGQHQPVSNFANNIQDFDLSQPSGALAFIPQVQARDLLYLYPQFPLPTDLTVGKTSRQRILENRSQPAPTPVRPAATAPAAPATATATTSAAEGAPAAAGASPAAATPAVPTPASPTARAAAARPRLTRTTISLRKMRM, from the coding sequence GTGGGGCTACTCGGGGTGTTGGCGGCCGCGCCGGCCCGCGCCCAAACCGCGCAGGAGCCGTTTGGCCGGGTGCGCATTCAGTACAAAAAATTCCAGTGGGAGCAGTTTTCAACCCAGAATTTCAACGTCTACTTCTACGCCGGGGGTGAGGCCAGCGCGCGCCGCACGGCCCAGTACGCCGAGCAGGAATTGCAGCGCATTACGGCGCTGGTGGGATACTTCCCCTACAGCAAGACCACGCTCATGCTCTACAACTCGGTGGGCGACCTGCGGCAGAGCAACATCAACTTGCCCGTGGCCAATGCCGTGAGCGGCGGCGAGGCCCAGCTAGCCCGCCAAACCAAGGTCGAAGTAGCCTTCACCGGCCGCCAAACCGACTTTAAGCGCGACCTGAGCTACCAGATAACCCAGGTGCTGCTCAATGACATGATGTACGGCGGCTCGCTGCGCGAAGTGCTGCAAAGCAACTACTTGCTGCAGCTGCCCAGCTGGTTTGTGGACGGCGCCTCGGCCTACGCCGCTGAGGGCTGGAGCGTAGACATGGACGCCTATATGCGCGACATGGTGCGCGAGTACCCCACCGGCAACCGCACGGCGCCGTTCTTCCTGCGCAACCCGCGCCTGGCCGGCCACAGCATCTGGAACTACATTGCCGAGCGCTACGGCTACGGTACGGTGCAGAACGTGCTGAATCTCACGCGTATTACCCGCGATGTGGAGGTGGGCATCTCGTCGTCGCTGAATGTGCCGTTCAAGGTCTTTTTGCGCAATTGGGTAAGCTACTACCGCGACATCAATACCGGCGGCTCGCTGGCTAGCCTGGTGGTACCCACCGAGGCCAACCGCATCAGCACCCGCAATAAGCGCGGCCTCGACGTGTTTTCGCAGCCTGTGTTCAGCCCCGACGGCCAGCACCTGGCCTACGCCGTGAACGACCAGGGCCGCTACCGCGTGGTGGTGGCCAATCGCGACGGCTCGCACCGCCGTACCATTCTGCACGGCGGCTACCGCACCCCCGACCAGCAAATCGAAAACCGCCTGCCGGTGCTGGCCTGGCGCGGCAGCTCGCAGCTCGCCGTGGCCGAAATGCTGCACGGCCGCATGGTGCTGCGCCTGCACGAGGCCCTGAGCCTCGACCTGGCCGGCCGCCTCAGCCGCACGTTGCGCCTGCACCCGCCTACCACCATTTTCGCGCCCTACGACCAGGTGCTGGATATGAACTACTCGGCCGATGGCAAGGCCTTAGTATTCACGGCGGTGCAGAAGGGGCAGAACGATATTTACCTGCTGCGGGCCGGCAGCCGCCAGCCCGAGCGCCTCACCAACGACCTGTTCGACGACCAGCAGGCGGTGTTTTTGCCCAACGGCCAGGAAATCGCCTTCAGCTCGAACCGCTACCTCGACTCGACGGGCCGCGCCCGGCCCGCCACGTTCCCCAACGTGGTGAATAATTACGACATCTTCCTCTGCCACCTCGACGGGCGGCCCATTCCCATCGAGTCGCTTGTAAGTACCATCTCGAACGAAACCCGGCCCCGGCCGCTTTCCGACGACGAGCTGGTGTACCTGGGCGAGGAAAATGGTATACGGGGCCTGTTCCGCTACTCGCGCAAAACCGGCCAGCACCAGCCGGTGAGCAACTTCGCCAACAATATTCAGGATTTTGACCTGAGCCAGCCTTCGGGCGCGCTGGCCTTCATTCCGCAGGTGCAGGCCCGCGACCTGCTGTACCTGTACCCGCAGTTCCCGCTGCCGACCGACCTGACCGTGGGCAAAACCTCGCGCCAGCGCATCCTGGAAAACCGCTCGCAGCCCGCGCCTACCCCGGTGCGGCCCGCTGCCACGGCTCCTGCCGCGCCGGCTACGGCCACCGCCACTACTTCGGCTGCCGAGGGTGCGCCGGCCGCCGCAGGTGCTTCGCCCGCAGCAGCCACGCCGGCCGTTCCTACGCCGGCTAGCCCCACGGCCCGCGCCGCAGCAGCACGGCCCCGCTTAACCCGAACAACTATCAGTTTGAGGAAGATGAGGATGTGA
- a CDS encoding MBL fold metallo-hydrolase — MLRIVPFTFNAFSENTYLLIDEATRATAIVDPGAYSPAEQHTLRAYIEQEKLDVQFLLNTHAHIDHVLGNAFVLKQYPGIPFLLHTADLPTLRAVATYAGPYGFSAYEPAEPTGELAAGQVVELGESELQVRFAPGHAPGHVVLYDAAGGQLVGGDVLFKGSIGRTDLPGGDYNTLIQSITSELLTLPDETVVYPGHGPSTTIGAERRGNPFLT, encoded by the coding sequence ATGCTCCGGATTGTTCCTTTTACTTTCAACGCGTTCAGCGAAAACACCTATCTGCTCATTGACGAGGCTACCCGCGCCACGGCCATCGTGGACCCGGGCGCCTACTCGCCGGCCGAGCAGCACACGCTGCGCGCCTACATCGAGCAGGAAAAGCTGGACGTGCAGTTTTTGCTCAACACCCACGCCCACATCGACCACGTGCTCGGCAATGCCTTCGTGCTGAAGCAGTACCCCGGCATTCCCTTTTTGCTGCACACCGCCGACCTGCCCACGCTGCGCGCCGTGGCTACCTATGCCGGACCCTACGGCTTTTCGGCCTACGAGCCGGCCGAGCCCACCGGCGAGCTGGCCGCCGGCCAGGTAGTCGAGCTGGGCGAGAGCGAGTTGCAGGTGCGCTTCGCGCCCGGCCACGCGCCGGGCCACGTGGTGCTCTACGATGCGGCGGGCGGCCAGCTAGTGGGCGGCGATGTGCTCTTCAAAGGCAGCATCGGCCGCACTGACCTGCCGGGGGGCGACTACAACACGCTCATTCAAAGCATTACCAGCGAGCTGCTAACCTTGCCCGATGAAACGGTGGTGTACCCCGGCCACGGCCCGAGCACGACTATTGGGGCCGAGCGGCGCGGCAACCCGTTTTTGACATAA
- a CDS encoding heme exporter protein CcmB, translated as MSLPAEIWLLLLKDLRLEWRQRSALGGLLLYVGGTVYVSYLSFSFRGGAPPAPAWNALFWVILLFAALGAAGRGLAQESAGLRLYYYTVARPEAVVLAKIIYNALLLLALAAPGLLLYTLLLGNPVQDWPTYALSIGLGAVSLASSLTLVAGIAARAGQGGGGTLLAVLGLPVLVPVLLLLVKVSKNALDGLPWEASQSSIITLVALNFIVGAVSYLLFPFLWRS; from the coding sequence GTGTCGCTGCCCGCTGAAATTTGGTTGTTGCTGCTGAAAGACCTGCGCCTGGAGTGGCGGCAGCGCAGCGCGCTAGGGGGCTTGCTGCTTTACGTGGGTGGCACGGTGTACGTGAGCTACCTCAGCTTCAGCTTTCGCGGGGGCGCGCCGCCGGCCCCGGCCTGGAACGCGCTGTTCTGGGTTATTCTGCTCTTTGCGGCGCTGGGCGCGGCCGGGCGCGGGCTGGCCCAGGAGTCGGCCGGCCTGCGGCTGTACTACTACACCGTGGCGCGGCCTGAGGCCGTGGTGCTAGCCAAGATTATCTATAATGCATTGTTGCTGTTGGCATTAGCCGCGCCGGGGCTGCTGCTCTACACGCTGCTGCTCGGCAACCCGGTGCAGGACTGGCCCACCTACGCGCTTAGCATCGGGCTGGGGGCGGTCAGTCTGGCCTCGTCGCTGACGCTGGTGGCGGGCATTGCGGCGCGGGCCGGGCAGGGTGGGGGTGGCACGCTGCTGGCGGTGCTGGGTTTGCCGGTGTTGGTGCCCGTGCTGCTGCTGCTGGTGAAGGTAAGCAAAAACGCCCTCGACGGCCTGCCCTGGGAGGCTAGCCAAAGCTCCATTATTACCCTGGTGGCCCTGAACTTTATCGTGGGCGCGGTGTCTTATCTGTTGTTTCCATTTCTGTGGCGCAGCTAA
- a CDS encoding methyltransferase domain-containing protein: MLDSASPLQLPPQAFARRDEAPDGEFYRVERLVTHIDPAAVAAVTQLYRQYFPAGGVILDLMSSWVSHLPAEVQYSRVAALGMNARELAHNPRLTEPGTVQNLNENPRLPYHDAEFDGAAICVSVQYLTQPVEVFKELARVLRPGAPLVVTFSNRCFPDKAVYAWQALDDAGHAGLVKHYFAAAGFGPAEVYAHRPKYGDPLYGVVARAPANF; the protein is encoded by the coding sequence ATGCTCGATTCCGCTAGCCCGTTGCAGTTGCCGCCGCAGGCGTTCGCCCGCCGCGACGAAGCGCCCGACGGGGAGTTTTACCGCGTCGAGCGCCTCGTGACGCATATCGACCCGGCGGCGGTGGCGGCCGTTACGCAGCTCTACCGGCAGTATTTTCCGGCCGGTGGTGTCATCCTCGATTTGATGAGCAGCTGGGTCAGCCACCTGCCCGCCGAGGTGCAGTATAGCCGCGTGGCCGCGCTCGGCATGAATGCCCGCGAGCTGGCCCACAACCCCCGCCTCACCGAGCCGGGCACCGTGCAGAATCTCAACGAGAACCCGCGCCTGCCCTACCACGATGCGGAGTTTGATGGCGCCGCCATCTGCGTGTCGGTGCAGTACCTCACGCAGCCGGTGGAGGTTTTTAAGGAGCTGGCTAGGGTGCTGCGGCCGGGCGCGCCGCTGGTGGTCACGTTCTCCAACCGCTGCTTTCCCGACAAAGCCGTGTATGCCTGGCAGGCCCTCGACGACGCCGGCCACGCCGGCCTGGTCAAGCATTATTTTGCCGCCGCCGGCTTCGGCCCCGCCGAAGTGTACGCCCACCGCCCCAAGTACGGCGACCCGCTCTACGGCGTAGTGGCGCGCGCGCCTGCCAATTTCTAA
- a CDS encoding CcmD family protein codes for MKNKTNNLLSRAFALLLPLLLLAGAVLAQAPAVATDQPEMADALRASGKIYVVVLVIVIILSGLLLYLVRLDRKVSRLEREIEGR; via the coding sequence ATGAAAAACAAGACAAACAACTTGCTTAGTCGCGCCTTCGCCCTGCTTTTGCCGCTGCTGCTGCTAGCCGGCGCGGTTCTGGCCCAGGCTCCGGCCGTAGCCACCGACCAGCCCGAAATGGCCGACGCCCTGCGGGCCAGCGGCAAAATCTACGTGGTGGTGCTCGTTATCGTTATCATCCTCAGTGGCTTGCTGTTATATTTGGTGCGCCTCGACCGCAAGGTGAGCCGCCTCGAGCGCGAGATAGAAGGCCGCTAA
- a CDS encoding cytochrome c maturation protein CcmE: protein MKKSHIFVLVVIAAAVGIIISTMSDASTYSTFTIARQQAAAGNLAKVHVVGTLPRDADKRPVGLEYDPMVNPNYFAFTMVDTLHVAQRVVYRNPKPQDLDKSEQVVIVGAMKDGVFEADQILTKCPSKYVEKDLGKTGPPATAMTTTR from the coding sequence ATGAAGAAGTCGCACATTTTCGTTTTGGTGGTCATCGCCGCGGCGGTAGGCATCATTATCAGCACCATGTCGGATGCCAGCACGTATTCGACCTTCACCATTGCCCGCCAGCAGGCCGCGGCCGGCAACCTGGCCAAGGTGCACGTGGTAGGTACTCTGCCCCGCGATGCCGACAAGCGCCCCGTGGGCCTGGAGTATGACCCAATGGTGAACCCCAACTACTTCGCGTTCACGATGGTCGATACTCTGCACGTGGCCCAGCGCGTGGTGTACCGCAACCCCAAGCCCCAGGACCTCGACAAATCGGAGCAGGTGGTCATCGTGGGCGCCATGAAAGACGGCGTATTCGAAGCCGACCAGATTCTGACCAAGTGCCCCAGCAAGTACGTGGAGAAAGACCTGGGCAAAACTGGCCCGCCCGCCACGGCCATGACTACTACCCGATAG
- the ccsA gene encoding cytochrome c biogenesis protein CcsA, whose amino-acid sequence MKWWKYLTIGLLLYTAVMGLLGHVPRLAILNETERNLYFHVPMWFGMTIILLASVVNSIRYLRTPSPRLDILAHESAKTGILLGVLGLMTGSLWARYTWGTWWTTDVKLNGAAVTMLIYLAYLVLRGAVQDEQQRARLSAIYNIFAFAAAIPLLFIMPRLASASLHPGMGGNPGFSKYDLDSAMRMVFYPAVIGWTLLGVWITEVACRFAFVQEKVYEKQDKQLA is encoded by the coding sequence ATGAAGTGGTGGAAATACCTGACCATCGGGCTGCTGCTCTACACCGCCGTGATGGGCCTGCTGGGCCACGTGCCGCGCCTGGCCATTCTCAACGAAACGGAGCGCAACCTCTACTTCCACGTGCCCATGTGGTTCGGGATGACCATCATCCTGCTAGCCTCGGTAGTCAACTCCATTCGCTACCTGCGTACCCCTAGCCCCCGCCTCGACATCCTGGCCCACGAGTCGGCCAAAACGGGCATCTTGCTCGGGGTCTTGGGGTTAATGACCGGCAGCTTGTGGGCGCGCTATACCTGGGGCACCTGGTGGACGACCGACGTGAAGCTCAACGGCGCGGCCGTAACCATGCTCATCTACCTGGCCTACCTGGTGCTGCGCGGCGCCGTGCAAGATGAGCAGCAGCGCGCGCGCCTCTCGGCCATCTACAATATTTTTGCGTTTGCGGCGGCCATTCCGCTGTTGTTCATTATGCCCCGGCTAGCCTCGGCCTCGCTGCACCCCGGCATGGGCGGCAACCCGGGCTTCTCGAAATATGACCTCGACAGCGCCATGCGGATGGTGTTTTACCCGGCCGTAATTGGCTGGACGCTGCTCGGCGTCTGGATTACGGAAGTGGCCTGCCGCTTTGCTTTTGTTCAAGAGAAAGTATATGAAAAACAAGACAAACAACTTGCTTAG
- a CDS encoding ATP-binding protein, whose protein sequence is MSAPGSSSTASPVAAAPPKQTLAQARAEAARASQHLAALASGLREGILLLDADQRVLLANEQFCTLLGLPMQASQCLGLHTSQLTAMLQPYLADPAAYAAELAGRPNDHIPSTLLALRDGRTLERDARPVALGDTIGWLLSYRDVTQQHQADTQRDAQRKFYETILDEVPVEIAVLDEQRRYVYVNPQAVPDPEHRAWLPGRTLAEYCARYGFPLELADYRDRMFELAEASAEPVSWDDRTPVSGGEVHHQRQFKLLSGAGKGLPYMLGSGLDVTARVQAEERSQRSELERREQQEFMQQVLDTIPSPVYVRDVAGEVVFGNRALFKLDEQAALFAPTEQVLRAKEREAAEYAAIDAQVLATGREVVAEERSTSPTGEERWFYSIKRPLVRPDGAVQVLGVSTDITALKAAQLAAEDAAKARENFLANMSHEIRTPMNGVLGMAALLAKTRLSPQQQEFVRTIRSSGTHLLGVLNDVLDVSKIHSGKLEMEAVAFHLHDSMQQAVATLTLQAQEKGLVFGFKPFATDEAPWVRSDPFRLNQILLNLLSNAIKFTTNGSVWLRSFLVDETDEELLVRFTVQDTGIGIGDEALERIFESFTQAYADTTRRYGGTGLGLTISRALVTQLGGELSVASKLGQGSTFSFTIPLRKTEQPTPTVVDAFDTGQLRGIRVLLAEDNPINRTVARLHLLQWGVEVDEAEDGRVALQKLLDNVYDVVLMDIQMPHLSGIEVTQQLRQLPDAARAAVPVLALTANVFRSDNEKYLAAGMDDYLAKPFAEEHLYAKLLNLLRPPAGTTASLAPAPAYDLTRLHHEARGNPAFVAGMVNSFLTHMPPSLQKIRAAAEARDWLLVAELVHHIKPNLLTLSIEGAIAAMHILEPPPTLLPTPDEPARLLATSQLLAAVEAVLLELPGELT, encoded by the coding sequence ATGTCGGCTCCTGGTTCCTCTTCTACTGCTAGCCCCGTGGCGGCGGCCCCACCCAAACAAACCCTGGCGCAGGCCCGCGCCGAAGCGGCCAGGGCTAGCCAGCACCTGGCGGCCCTGGCCAGCGGGCTGCGCGAGGGCATTTTATTACTCGATGCCGACCAGCGGGTGCTGCTGGCCAACGAGCAGTTTTGCACTTTGCTAGGGCTGCCCATGCAGGCTAGCCAGTGCCTGGGGCTGCACACCAGCCAGCTCACGGCCATGCTGCAGCCTTACCTGGCCGACCCCGCTGCCTACGCCGCCGAGCTGGCCGGCCGACCCAACGACCACATTCCCAGCACGCTGCTAGCGCTGCGCGACGGCCGCACGCTGGAGCGCGATGCCCGGCCCGTGGCCCTGGGCGACACCATCGGCTGGCTGCTGAGCTACCGCGACGTGACGCAGCAGCACCAGGCCGATACGCAGCGCGATGCCCAGCGCAAGTTTTATGAAACCATCCTCGACGAGGTGCCCGTCGAGATTGCCGTGCTCGACGAGCAGCGCCGCTACGTGTACGTGAACCCCCAGGCCGTGCCCGACCCCGAGCACCGCGCCTGGCTGCCGGGCCGCACCCTGGCCGAGTACTGCGCCCGCTACGGCTTTCCGCTGGAGCTGGCCGACTACCGCGACCGCATGTTTGAGCTGGCCGAGGCCAGCGCCGAGCCCGTGAGCTGGGACGACCGCACCCCGGTGTCGGGCGGCGAGGTGCACCACCAGCGGCAGTTCAAGCTGCTGTCGGGCGCGGGCAAAGGCCTCCCCTACATGCTGGGCAGCGGCCTCGACGTGACGGCCCGCGTGCAAGCCGAGGAGCGCAGCCAGCGCAGCGAGCTGGAGCGCCGCGAGCAGCAGGAATTTATGCAGCAGGTGCTCGACACTATTCCGAGCCCGGTGTACGTGCGCGACGTGGCCGGCGAAGTGGTGTTTGGCAACCGAGCATTGTTCAAACTTGATGAGCAGGCGGCGCTTTTCGCCCCCACCGAGCAGGTGCTACGGGCCAAGGAGCGCGAAGCTGCCGAGTACGCCGCCATCGACGCCCAGGTGCTGGCTACCGGCCGCGAGGTAGTAGCCGAGGAGCGCTCGACCTCGCCCACCGGGGAGGAGCGCTGGTTTTATAGCATTAAGCGGCCCCTGGTGCGGCCCGATGGCGCGGTGCAGGTGCTGGGGGTGAGCACCGACATTACGGCCCTGAAAGCGGCCCAGCTCGCGGCCGAAGACGCCGCCAAGGCCCGCGAAAACTTCCTGGCCAATATGAGCCACGAAATCCGGACGCCCATGAACGGCGTGCTGGGCATGGCCGCCCTGCTGGCCAAAACCCGCCTCAGCCCGCAGCAGCAGGAGTTTGTGCGCACTATCCGCAGCTCGGGCACGCACCTGCTAGGGGTGCTGAACGACGTGCTCGACGTGTCGAAAATCCACTCGGGCAAGCTGGAGATGGAGGCCGTGGCTTTTCACCTGCACGACTCGATGCAGCAGGCCGTGGCCACGCTCACACTGCAGGCCCAGGAAAAGGGACTGGTGTTCGGCTTCAAGCCTTTTGCCACTGATGAGGCGCCCTGGGTGCGCAGCGACCCGTTTCGGCTCAACCAGATTCTACTCAATCTGCTTTCCAACGCCATCAAGTTCACCACCAACGGCAGCGTGTGGCTGCGCAGCTTTCTGGTTGATGAAACCGACGAGGAGCTGCTCGTGCGCTTCACGGTGCAGGATACCGGCATCGGCATTGGCGACGAAGCGCTGGAGCGCATTTTCGAGAGTTTCACCCAGGCCTACGCCGATACCACGCGGCGCTATGGTGGCACCGGGCTAGGCCTCACCATCAGCCGGGCGCTGGTAACGCAGCTGGGCGGCGAGCTCAGTGTGGCTAGCAAGCTAGGCCAGGGCAGCACGTTTTCGTTCACCATTCCGCTGCGCAAAACCGAGCAGCCCACGCCGACCGTGGTCGATGCTTTCGACACCGGGCAGCTGCGCGGCATTCGGGTGCTGCTGGCCGAAGACAACCCCATCAACCGCACCGTGGCGCGCCTGCACCTGCTGCAATGGGGCGTGGAGGTCGATGAGGCCGAGGACGGCCGCGTGGCGCTGCAAAAGCTGCTCGACAACGTCTACGATGTGGTGCTAATGGACATTCAGATGCCGCACCTGAGCGGCATCGAGGTGACGCAGCAGCTGCGCCAGCTACCCGATGCCGCCCGGGCCGCCGTGCCGGTGCTGGCGCTCACGGCCAACGTTTTCAGGAGCGATAACGAGAAGTACCTGGCCGCCGGCATGGACGACTACCTCGCCAAGCCTTTTGCCGAGGAGCACCTGTACGCCAAGCTCCTGAATCTGCTGCGCCCGCCCGCCGGCACCACCGCTAGCCTGGCTCCGGCGCCCGCCTACGACCTAACCCGCCTGCACCACGAGGCGCGCGGCAATCCCGCCTTCGTGGCGGGCATGGTCAACTCGTTTTTGACGCATATGCCCCCTAGCCTGCAAAAAATTCGGGCCGCCGCCGAGGCCCGCGACTGGCTGCTGGTGGCCGAGCTGGTGCATCACATCAAGCCTAATCTACTCACCCTCAGTATTGAGGGCGCCATTGCGGCCATGCACATCCTGGAGCCACCGCCTACCTTACTGCCCACACCTGACGAGCCGGCCCGCCTGCTAGCTACCTCGCAGCTACTGGCTGCCGTCGAGGCCGTATTGCTGGAGCTGCCCGGTGAGTTGACTTGA
- a CDS encoding FAD-binding oxidoreductase: protein MTDFTDYDYLLIGHGIAGAVLARELRGRGQRVLVYDEPRPDAASRVAAGLMNPVAGKRFALTWRAHETLPTAVAYYQQLNEELGEEFFLASPILKVFGSAQEQAQLLARAAEGDPWQGFVEKIETAPIARPGLLAPHGGAWLRGGGHLRVEALLAALASRARAEGWLREETFNWQLLVADGTGATYAPGRLRARQVVCCAGAAALASPYFGWLPLTPNQGAVLDVAVPGLSAAQVLNRGAYVVPAVAEGQFRVGATYRWPPFAEAPTDDDRRELAGRLASLTPLPFEVLGERRGVRPAVRDRRPLLGRHPALPWLSLFGGFGSKGVSLAPRLASLLADYLDGSGELWPDVTLARYYPLFAAR from the coding sequence ATGACTGATTTTACCGACTACGATTACCTGCTCATTGGCCACGGCATTGCCGGGGCGGTGCTGGCCCGCGAGCTGCGCGGCCGGGGCCAGCGCGTGCTCGTCTACGACGAGCCGCGGCCCGACGCAGCCTCGCGCGTGGCCGCTGGCCTGATGAACCCCGTGGCCGGCAAACGCTTTGCCCTCACCTGGCGCGCCCACGAAACCCTGCCCACGGCCGTGGCTTATTACCAACAGCTTAACGAAGAATTGGGCGAAGAATTTTTTCTGGCTAGCCCCATTCTCAAGGTCTTCGGCTCGGCGCAGGAGCAGGCCCAGCTGCTAGCCCGCGCCGCCGAGGGCGACCCCTGGCAGGGCTTCGTAGAGAAAATTGAAACCGCGCCCATCGCGCGGCCCGGCCTGCTGGCCCCGCACGGCGGCGCGTGGCTGCGCGGCGGCGGCCACCTGCGGGTAGAAGCGCTGCTGGCGGCCCTGGCTAGCCGCGCCCGCGCCGAAGGCTGGCTGCGCGAAGAAACTTTTAACTGGCAGCTGCTCGTTGCCGACGGCACGGGCGCCACCTACGCGCCGGGCCGGTTGCGAGCGCGCCAGGTGGTGTGCTGCGCGGGCGCGGCGGCGCTGGCTAGCCCGTACTTCGGCTGGTTGCCGCTCACCCCCAACCAGGGCGCGGTGCTCGACGTAGCGGTGCCCGGCCTCAGCGCGGCGCAGGTTCTCAATCGGGGAGCCTACGTGGTGCCGGCCGTGGCCGAAGGGCAATTCAGGGTAGGCGCCACCTACCGCTGGCCGCCCTTTGCCGAAGCGCCTACCGACGACGACCGGCGCGAGCTGGCCGGGCGGCTGGCTAGCCTTACGCCTTTGCCTTTCGAGGTGCTGGGCGAGCGGCGCGGTGTGCGGCCCGCCGTGCGCGACCGCCGCCCGCTGCTGGGCCGCCACCCGGCGCTGCCCTGGCTCAGCCTCTTCGGGGGCTTTGGCTCGAAGGGCGTGAGCCTGGCCCCGCGCCTGGCTAGCCTGCTGGCCGACTACCTGGACGGTAGCGGCGAGCTGTGGCCCGATGTTACCTTAGCCCGCTACTACCCGCTTTTTGCGGCGCGCTAG
- a CDS encoding LytTR family DNA-binding domain-containing protein, whose protein sequence is MSSSANTVVPLSQLACVVVDDNEMNRLTLEHYVSITEGLALAGTFADGVACLNYFRKGGRADILLLDINMPELTGLDLVRILPEPLPDVVLVTSHRDYAVDAFELRVTDYLVKPLDYARFSRTVDRIRSQRASLAPPASPDEAAEAMFGADGNSLFLKINNRLMRVNFDEVLYIEAMSMYSVLVTLKHKHIVYATLKTFEERLPFAHFVRVHRSYMVNTQLIEAVEDNQLQLPGGHEVPVAKAYQDGFFKRLRGI, encoded by the coding sequence ATGAGCTCTTCCGCTAATACCGTAGTGCCTCTGTCTCAGCTGGCCTGCGTGGTGGTAGATGACAATGAGATGAACCGACTCACGCTGGAACACTACGTGAGCATTACGGAAGGGCTTGCTCTGGCGGGCACGTTTGCCGACGGCGTGGCCTGCCTGAATTATTTCCGCAAGGGCGGCCGGGCCGATATTCTGCTGCTCGACATTAACATGCCCGAGCTCACGGGCCTCGACCTGGTGCGCATCCTGCCCGAGCCGTTGCCCGACGTGGTGCTCGTGACCTCGCACCGCGACTACGCCGTCGATGCCTTCGAGTTGCGCGTGACCGACTACCTGGTGAAGCCCCTCGACTACGCCCGCTTCAGCCGCACCGTCGACCGCATTCGGAGCCAGCGGGCGTCCCTGGCCCCGCCCGCTAGCCCCGATGAGGCCGCCGAAGCCATGTTTGGAGCCGATGGCAACTCGTTGTTCTTGAAAATCAACAACCGCCTGATGCGCGTCAACTTCGACGAGGTGCTCTACATCGAAGCCATGTCGATGTACTCGGTGCTCGTCACGCTCAAGCACAAGCACATTGTGTACGCCACGCTCAAAACCTTCGAAGAGCGGCTGCCTTTCGCGCACTTCGTGCGCGTGCACCGCTCCTACATGGTAAATACCCAGCTCATCGAGGCTGTCGAAGACAACCAGCTGCAACTACCTGGCGGCCACGAAGTGCCCGTAGCCAAAGCCTACCAGGATGGCTTTTTTAAGCGCCTGCGAGGCATTTAG